A stretch of Malus sylvestris chromosome 11, drMalSylv7.2, whole genome shotgun sequence DNA encodes these proteins:
- the LOC126588422 gene encoding transcription factor MYB59-like isoform X1, protein MKMVQDQEQIRKGPWTEQEDFQLVCFVGLFGDRRWDFIAKVSGLNRTGKSCRLRWVNYLHPDLKRGKMTPQEERLVLELHSKWGNRWSRIARKLPGRTDNEIKNYWRTHMRKKAQEKKRAMSPSSSSSNCSSSSNITTTEGGESFYDTGGKKPKASSGGKKTGGGDEVKEDEKREQREYSLDDIWKDINLPEVSSIVPVYDGNLSSCPLMASPTPWEYCSDSLWKMDLEEESKNMFLPTPSGDHQFLSCYEYGKASLTG, encoded by the exons ATGAAAATGGTGCAAGATCAAGAACAGATCAGAAAGGGGCCATGGACTGAGCAAGAGGACTTCCAGTTGGTGTGCTTTGTGGGCCTGTTTGGAGACAGGCGATGGGATTTCATAGCCAAAGTTTCAG GTTTGAACAGAACAGGTAAGAGTTGCAGGTTAAGATGGGTTAACTACTTGCACCCTGACCTCAAAAGAGGAAAGATGACTCCTCAAGAAGAGCGCCTAGTTCTTGAGCTTCACTCCAAATGGGGAAATAG ATGGTCCAGAATTGCTAGAAAATTACCTGGGAGGACAGACAATGAGATCAAGAACTACTGGAGGACTCATATGAGGAAGAAGGCACAAGAGAAAAAGAGGGCCATGTCTccctcatcatcttcttccaatTGTTCCTCCTCATCAAACATCACCACAACTGAAGGAGGAGAAAGCTTTTATGACACCGGGGGAAAGAAACCCAAGGCTTCATCAGGAGGAAAGAAAACTGGAGGAGGAGACGAAGTGAAAGAAGACGAGAAAAGGGAGCAAAGGGAGTACTCACTCGATGATATATGGAAGGACATCAATCTGCCAGAAGTGAGCAGTATTGTACCAGTTTATGATGGCAACCTTTCTTCTTGTCCTCTAATGGCTTCTCCGACGCCATGGGAATACTGTTCCGACTCGCTTTGGAAAATGGATTTAGAAGAAGAGAGTAAGAATATGTTTCTTCCTACACCAAGTGGTGATCACCAATTTCTGTCATGCTATGAATATGGAAAAGCATCTCTAACTGGCTAA
- the LOC126588422 gene encoding transcription factor MYB48-like isoform X2 — protein sequence MGFHSQSFRFEGGGRQIIGLNRTGKSCRLRWVNYLHPDLKRGKMTPQEERLVLELHSKWGNRWSRIARKLPGRTDNEIKNYWRTHMRKKAQEKKRAMSPSSSSSNCSSSSNITTTEGGESFYDTGGKKPKASSGGKKTGGGDEVKEDEKREQREYSLDDIWKDINLPEVSSIVPVYDGNLSSCPLMASPTPWEYCSDSLWKMDLEEESKNMFLPTPSGDHQFLSCYEYGKASLTG from the exons ATGGGATTTCATAGCCAAAGTTTCAGGTTTGAAGGTGGAGGGAGACAAATAATAG GTTTGAACAGAACAGGTAAGAGTTGCAGGTTAAGATGGGTTAACTACTTGCACCCTGACCTCAAAAGAGGAAAGATGACTCCTCAAGAAGAGCGCCTAGTTCTTGAGCTTCACTCCAAATGGGGAAATAG ATGGTCCAGAATTGCTAGAAAATTACCTGGGAGGACAGACAATGAGATCAAGAACTACTGGAGGACTCATATGAGGAAGAAGGCACAAGAGAAAAAGAGGGCCATGTCTccctcatcatcttcttccaatTGTTCCTCCTCATCAAACATCACCACAACTGAAGGAGGAGAAAGCTTTTATGACACCGGGGGAAAGAAACCCAAGGCTTCATCAGGAGGAAAGAAAACTGGAGGAGGAGACGAAGTGAAAGAAGACGAGAAAAGGGAGCAAAGGGAGTACTCACTCGATGATATATGGAAGGACATCAATCTGCCAGAAGTGAGCAGTATTGTACCAGTTTATGATGGCAACCTTTCTTCTTGTCCTCTAATGGCTTCTCCGACGCCATGGGAATACTGTTCCGACTCGCTTTGGAAAATGGATTTAGAAGAAGAGAGTAAGAATATGTTTCTTCCTACACCAAGTGGTGATCACCAATTTCTGTCATGCTATGAATATGGAAAAGCATCTCTAACTGGCTAA